In Providencia alcalifaciens, the sequence AAGTAAAACCCTACCATCCCCAGAATGCAGAAAAACTGCATGAAATATTTTATACCTCAGTTCATTGTATTGCAGCTGCATATTATACAGAAGAGCAGCTTGAGGCTTGGGCGCCAGATTCATATGAGCGTGAGCAGTGGCAAAATAAAATGGACACATTAAAGCCGTTTATTGCATCTCTCGATGGAGAGATTGTTGGATATGCAGATCTTCAAGATGACGGGTATATTGACCATTTTTTTGTTGCGAAACCTCACTGTGGAATTGGCTCCGCACTTATGAATAAACTTCTTGAAGTG encodes:
- a CDS encoding GNAT family N-acetyltransferase; the encoded protein is MKIQVKPYHPQNAEKLHEIFYTSVHCIAAAYYTEEQLEAWAPDSYEREQWQNKMDTLKPFIASLDGEIVGYADLQDDGYIDHFFVAKPHCGIGSALMNKLLEVANAKSINKLWSHVSLSAEEFFKSYQFEIVERQDVFVKGVLLHNAMMVRLAL